The proteins below are encoded in one region of Polynucleobacter sp. AP-Nino-20-G2:
- the bioA gene encoding adenosylmethionine--8-amino-7-oxononanoate transaminase, which produces MKVISDSNQIPLVERSLKTVWHPCTQMKHHESLPLIAITKGKGPWLFDEKGNALLDCISSWWTNLFGHSNPRINQAINNQLEKIEHVMLAGFTHPPVVELSERLAALTKGHLGHVFYASDGASAVEIALKMSHHFWRLNNKPEKKKFVCLENGYHGETLGALAVTDVAIFREAYGSLLQDVLTAPSPDARKAQAGESPEDIAKRAADALEKIFEAEHQNIAAIIIEPLVQCAGQMAMYSPEYLRLVRSLCDRFDIHLIADEIAVGCGRTGKFFSCEHAGIWPDFLTLSKGISGGYLPLSLSMTTDKIYRAFYGDKTQQGFLHSHSYTGNPLACAAALACLDIFESETVLEKNIERSKNLATEFAWAKADSRIEHWRQQGMILAFDIKLKSLERPNTFPREMFSANLREGMLIRPIGNTIYVMPPYILSADETAQMGASVKRALDQVLA; this is translated from the coding sequence ATGAAGGTTATTTCTGATTCAAATCAAATCCCTCTGGTTGAGCGCAGCCTCAAGACCGTTTGGCACCCCTGCACCCAGATGAAGCATCACGAATCCCTCCCTTTGATCGCGATCACCAAAGGTAAGGGGCCCTGGCTATTTGATGAAAAAGGAAACGCGCTCCTCGATTGCATTAGCTCTTGGTGGACCAATTTGTTTGGCCACTCTAATCCGCGTATTAATCAGGCGATTAACAACCAGTTAGAAAAAATTGAGCACGTCATGCTTGCTGGATTTACCCACCCTCCAGTAGTGGAACTTTCAGAAAGACTGGCAGCTCTCACAAAGGGTCATTTGGGTCATGTGTTCTACGCATCGGATGGCGCATCTGCTGTAGAAATTGCTCTCAAGATGAGTCATCACTTTTGGCGCCTGAATAACAAACCAGAAAAGAAAAAATTTGTTTGTTTAGAAAACGGTTATCACGGAGAAACTCTAGGCGCACTAGCAGTGACCGATGTCGCCATCTTTCGTGAAGCATATGGTTCACTATTACAAGATGTTTTAACTGCACCCTCACCAGATGCCCGAAAAGCACAAGCAGGCGAAAGCCCTGAAGATATTGCCAAGCGCGCTGCCGATGCATTAGAAAAAATATTTGAAGCTGAGCATCAGAATATTGCCGCCATCATTATTGAGCCACTCGTTCAGTGCGCAGGGCAGATGGCAATGTATTCACCGGAGTATTTGCGCTTAGTAAGATCGCTCTGCGATCGCTTTGATATCCACCTGATTGCCGATGAAATCGCCGTAGGTTGCGGTCGCACCGGAAAGTTTTTTTCATGCGAGCACGCCGGTATTTGGCCAGACTTTTTAACCTTATCCAAGGGTATTAGTGGTGGCTACTTACCCCTATCACTGTCAATGACGACCGATAAAATTTATCGCGCCTTCTATGGCGATAAAACGCAACAAGGTTTCTTGCACTCACATTCTTACACTGGCAATCCTCTAGCCTGCGCAGCAGCTCTTGCTTGTTTAGATATTTTTGAAAGTGAAACTGTTCTTGAAAAAAATATTGAACGCAGCAAAAATCTGGCAACCGAATTTGCCTGGGCAAAAGCAGATTCTCGAATTGAACATTGGCGCCAACAAGGCATGATCTTGGCATTCGATATCAAACTTAAGTCACTTGAAAGGCCAAACACTTTCCCGCGCGAGATGTTTTCAGCAAACCTTCGTGAGGGCATGCTCATCAGACCCATTGGCAACACCATTTATGTGATGCCTCCATACATTTTGAGTGCGGATGAAACAGCTCAAATGGGAGCATCGGTAAAGCGCGCTTTAGATCAGGTGCTAGCGTGA
- the apaG gene encoding Co2+/Mg2+ efflux protein ApaG — MNPHEISITVKSQYLPEQSDPDNQQFAFAYTVTIRNTGVASIQLIARHWFIADGDNDVQEVRGLGVVGQQPLLRAGEHFEYTSWATLPTPAGTMRGEYFCVTEEAQFFQAQIPEFALVMPRTLH, encoded by the coding sequence ATGAATCCTCACGAAATCAGCATTACGGTCAAATCCCAGTATTTGCCTGAGCAGTCTGACCCAGATAATCAGCAATTTGCCTTTGCCTATACCGTCACCATTCGGAATACAGGTGTGGCTAGTATTCAGCTTATTGCCCGTCATTGGTTTATTGCCGACGGGGACAATGATGTGCAGGAGGTCCGTGGCTTGGGGGTGGTGGGTCAGCAGCCCTTGTTGCGGGCGGGGGAGCACTTTGAGTACACCAGCTGGGCGACTTTACCGACCCCGGCGGGAACTATGCGTGGGGAGTATTTCTGTGTGACTGAAGAGGCGCAGTTTTTTCAGGCTCAAATCCCTGAATTTGCCTTAGTCATGCCCAGAACCCTGCATTAA
- the rpe gene encoding ribulose-phosphate 3-epimerase has product MDSQKSPSNSQFVIAPSILSADFACLGKEVQDVLLAGADWIHFDVMDNHYVPNLTIGPLVCEAIRPHAIKNGKPAMIDVHLMVEPVDRLVPDFAKAGANLISFHPEASPHVNRTIHLIRDHGCQAGLVLNPATPLSHLDHTLELLDMVLLMSVNPGFGGQSFIPSTLDKIAQVRARLDRHQQETGRHIRLEVDGGIKVDNIAQIAKAGADTFVAGSAIFGKENYAAVIEAMRAELATSGKA; this is encoded by the coding sequence ATGGATAGCCAGAAATCACCCTCAAATAGCCAGTTTGTCATTGCCCCCTCCATTTTGTCGGCCGACTTTGCCTGTCTTGGCAAAGAAGTGCAAGATGTTCTCTTGGCGGGCGCGGACTGGATTCACTTTGATGTGATGGATAACCATTACGTACCCAACCTCACGATTGGTCCATTGGTGTGCGAAGCAATTCGTCCGCACGCTATAAAAAATGGCAAGCCAGCGATGATTGATGTGCATTTAATGGTTGAGCCAGTAGATCGCCTGGTTCCTGATTTTGCTAAAGCAGGCGCCAACCTCATTAGCTTTCACCCTGAGGCTAGCCCGCACGTTAATCGCACAATCCATTTAATTCGTGATCATGGATGCCAGGCGGGACTTGTATTAAATCCCGCAACTCCGCTCAGCCACCTTGACCATACATTGGAGCTACTCGACATGGTCTTGCTGATGTCTGTGAACCCGGGCTTTGGTGGTCAATCATTTATCCCGAGCACGCTCGATAAAATTGCGCAGGTACGCGCACGCTTAGATCGTCACCAACAAGAAACGGGGCGCCATATTCGTCTTGAGGTAGATGGCGGAATCAAAGTGGATAACATTGCGCAGATTGCTAAAGCTGGTGCGGATACTTTTGTTGCCGGCTCTGCCATCTTTGGAAAAGAAAATTATGCTGCTGTCATTGAAGCAATGAGAGCAGAGCTAGCGACCTCAGGAAAAGCGTAA
- the bioB gene encoding biotin synthase BioB, whose protein sequence is MQAAQTTEKLLTQFKSKADLSHEVNTGVDAASAWTVDQIEALFALPFSDLMFKAQEVHRANFPDGDVELATLLSIKTGGCPEDCGYCPQAARYDTDVKANKLMDLDEVLEAAKAAKAAGSNRFCMGAAWREPKDRDIEKVTAMIKGVKALGLETCATLGMLEANQAQALQEAGLDFYNHNLDTSEDFYRSVISTRGYQDRLDTISNVRAAGMSVCCGGIVGMGESREQRAAFLARLANLSPYPESVPINHLVPVAGTPLEDQKPLDPLEFVRTIAVARITMPRARVRLSAGRQELGRAVQAMCFQAGANSIFYGEQLLTTGNPEAEQDRELLAELGLKTKQSCKAEVLV, encoded by the coding sequence ATGCAGGCAGCCCAAACCACTGAAAAACTCCTTACCCAATTTAAATCCAAGGCGGATTTATCGCATGAGGTAAATACAGGGGTGGATGCCGCGAGTGCGTGGACAGTTGACCAGATTGAGGCACTTTTTGCCTTGCCTTTCAGCGATCTGATGTTCAAGGCCCAAGAGGTGCACAGGGCAAACTTCCCTGATGGCGATGTGGAATTAGCAACCTTGTTATCCATTAAGACTGGTGGATGCCCAGAAGACTGCGGCTACTGCCCTCAAGCAGCCCGCTACGACACGGATGTGAAGGCGAACAAGTTAATGGATTTGGATGAGGTCCTTGAAGCCGCTAAAGCCGCCAAGGCCGCTGGATCTAACCGTTTTTGTATGGGCGCCGCTTGGCGGGAGCCAAAAGACCGCGATATCGAGAAGGTGACAGCCATGATTAAGGGTGTAAAAGCCCTCGGCCTTGAGACTTGTGCCACTTTGGGGATGTTGGAGGCTAATCAGGCTCAGGCCCTGCAGGAAGCCGGTTTGGACTTTTATAACCATAATCTAGATACGAGTGAGGATTTCTATCGCTCGGTCATTTCCACGCGAGGCTATCAGGACCGTTTAGATACGATTTCTAACGTGCGCGCTGCTGGAATGTCAGTTTGTTGCGGTGGTATTGTTGGTATGGGCGAGTCGCGCGAGCAACGTGCAGCATTTTTGGCTCGCCTAGCGAATTTAAGTCCTTATCCTGAGTCAGTGCCTATCAATCATTTGGTTCCAGTTGCGGGCACTCCCTTGGAGGATCAAAAGCCTTTAGATCCCCTGGAATTTGTTAGAACGATAGCTGTTGCTCGGATCACGATGCCTCGTGCACGGGTGCGTTTATCCGCCGGTCGTCAAGAGTTGGGCAGGGCTGTACAGGCAATGTGTTTTCAGGCTGGCGCAAACTCTATTTTCTATGGTGAGCAACTACTCACTACCGGCAATCCCGAGGCTGAGCAAGACCGTGAGCTTTTGGCTGAACTCGGATTGAAGACCAAGCAAAGCTGTAAGGCAGAGGTTTTGGTCTAA
- a CDS encoding M20 aminoacylase family protein yields MRLLPEIIDSASEIQEIRRNIHAHPELRFEENRTADLVAEALSSWGISVYRGLGKTGVVGKLDGDLGPGKMIGLRADMDALPLQEHNTFEHTSKNPGKMHACGHDGHTAMLLGAAQYLSNHRDFKGSVIFIFQPAEEGGAGAQEMINDGLFKQFPCDAVFGLHNWPGLAEGHFGVTSGPMMASSNTFEITIRGKGGHAALPHNSADPVLAGAQVVQALQSIITRNKRPVDAAVLSVTQFHAGETSNVIPDSAFIGGTVRTFTIEVLDLIEQRLREVSHNVSCAFDCQAEVSFSRNYPPLINHDNEVEFASEIMSELVGEQNVNTSIDPTMGAEDFAFMLLEKPGCYVFLGNGDGDHRAVGHGMGPCHLHNPSYDFNDALIPVGVNYWVKLAQRYLAS; encoded by the coding sequence ATGCGATTACTTCCAGAAATCATCGACTCCGCATCAGAAATTCAAGAAATTCGACGCAATATTCATGCACACCCTGAATTGCGCTTCGAAGAAAATCGCACTGCCGATCTTGTAGCGGAAGCGCTATCGAGCTGGGGCATTTCGGTGTATCGCGGTCTTGGCAAGACTGGCGTAGTAGGAAAACTCGATGGTGATCTCGGTCCCGGCAAAATGATTGGCTTGCGCGCCGATATGGATGCCTTACCCTTACAAGAACACAATACCTTTGAGCATACTTCCAAGAATCCCGGAAAGATGCATGCTTGTGGCCATGATGGCCACACAGCTATGTTGTTAGGTGCGGCCCAATACCTCTCGAATCATCGTGATTTCAAAGGTTCAGTTATTTTCATTTTTCAGCCAGCAGAAGAAGGTGGTGCTGGCGCACAAGAAATGATTAACGATGGACTGTTCAAACAATTCCCATGCGATGCTGTCTTCGGCTTACACAACTGGCCAGGCCTCGCAGAAGGTCACTTCGGAGTCACTTCTGGTCCCATGATGGCCTCAAGCAATACTTTTGAAATCACCATTCGAGGTAAAGGTGGTCATGCGGCTTTGCCGCACAATAGTGCTGACCCTGTTCTCGCAGGAGCCCAGGTGGTTCAAGCCTTACAAAGCATCATTACCCGCAATAAGCGCCCAGTAGATGCAGCCGTTTTATCGGTGACGCAATTTCATGCTGGGGAAACTAGTAATGTGATTCCTGATAGTGCCTTCATCGGAGGCACAGTGCGAACATTCACGATAGAAGTACTCGATTTAATCGAGCAGCGCTTAAGAGAAGTTTCTCATAATGTTTCGTGCGCATTCGACTGCCAAGCTGAAGTGAGTTTTTCCCGAAACTATCCACCACTGATTAATCACGATAATGAAGTTGAATTCGCTAGCGAAATCATGAGTGAATTAGTGGGCGAACAAAATGTGAATACCTCAATCGACCCGACTATGGGTGCTGAAGACTTTGCGTTCATGTTGCTTGAAAAGCCAGGTTGTTATGTGTTCTTAGGTAACGGTGATGGTGATCACCGTGCCGTAGGTCATGGCATGGGTCCATGCCACTTACACAACCCTTCATACGACTTTAATGACGCCTTGATCCCTGTGGGCGTGAACTACTGGGTCAAGCTAGCTCAGCGCTATTTGGCCTCTTAA
- the mraZ gene encoding division/cell wall cluster transcriptional repressor MraZ has product MFQGASALNLDAKGRMSVPAKHRDALLVQGEGRITLTKHPDGCLLVFPRPEWETFRSRVAQLPMDAHWWRRIFLGNAAELDLDSAGRILVGPELRAAAGIEKEVMLLGMGSHLELWDAATYAAKEQAAIAQGMPEALKQFNF; this is encoded by the coding sequence GTGTTTCAAGGTGCGTCAGCTCTCAATTTAGATGCAAAAGGCCGCATGTCTGTGCCGGCAAAGCATCGTGACGCCTTGTTGGTTCAAGGCGAGGGCCGAATCACGCTTACCAAGCACCCTGACGGATGCCTTTTGGTATTCCCGCGCCCTGAGTGGGAAACTTTTCGCTCACGCGTCGCCCAATTGCCGATGGATGCCCATTGGTGGCGTCGAATCTTTCTAGGTAATGCCGCTGAGCTGGATTTGGATAGCGCCGGAAGAATTCTGGTGGGTCCAGAGCTACGTGCTGCTGCTGGCATTGAAAAAGAAGTGATGCTCCTTGGTATGGGCAGTCACTTGGAGTTGTGGGATGCGGCTACTTACGCCGCAAAAGAACAGGCTGCCATTGCGCAAGGCATGCCTGAAGCATTGAAGCAATTTAATTTTTGA
- a CDS encoding enoyl-CoA hydratase, giving the protein MSYNTILTEVDGKVAVITLNRPQVLNALNDELMDELGAALLSFDADDNIGCIIVTGSEKAFAAGADIATMAKYGFDDVYRGDFISRNWEAMKKVRKPVIAAVSGYALGGGCELAMMCDTIMAADSAKFAQPEVKLGIIPGAGGTQRLPRAVSKAKAMDLALTGRMMDAAEAERSGLVARIFPQADLLKEVKAIAKTIADMPLLTAMMVKEAINAAYETTLSEGMHFERRLFHACFATNDQKEGMAAFMEKRPAKFTNS; this is encoded by the coding sequence ATGAGCTACAACACCATTTTGACTGAGGTAGATGGCAAGGTTGCCGTGATTACTTTAAATCGCCCACAAGTCTTAAACGCTTTAAATGACGAGTTGATGGACGAATTGGGTGCGGCATTATTAAGCTTTGATGCTGATGACAATATTGGTTGCATCATCGTTACTGGCAGTGAAAAGGCATTTGCAGCAGGCGCCGATATTGCCACCATGGCAAAGTATGGATTTGATGATGTTTACCGTGGTGACTTCATCTCTCGCAATTGGGAAGCAATGAAGAAGGTTCGCAAGCCAGTGATCGCCGCTGTTTCTGGTTATGCCCTTGGGGGCGGTTGTGAATTAGCGATGATGTGCGACACCATCATGGCGGCTGACAGCGCAAAGTTTGCGCAACCCGAAGTGAAGTTGGGCATTATTCCTGGTGCTGGTGGCACTCAGCGTTTGCCGCGCGCCGTTTCTAAAGCTAAGGCCATGGATCTGGCTTTGACGGGCCGCATGATGGACGCTGCTGAAGCGGAACGTTCCGGACTAGTTGCTCGAATTTTCCCTCAGGCTGATTTACTAAAGGAAGTAAAGGCAATTGCCAAAACCATTGCCGATATGCCTTTGCTCACAGCGATGATGGTCAAAGAGGCGATTAATGCTGCATATGAAACCACGCTCTCAGAAGGGATGCATTTTGAGCGTCGACTGTTCCACGCTTGTTTTGCCACTAACGATCAGAAAGAAGGTATGGCTGCGTTTATGGAAAAACGCCCGGCCAAGTTTACGAATTCTTAA
- a CDS encoding murein transglycosylase A — protein MISTSKVINGHSKRILLLSVFALGVASLLAGCSTPSTRSGYRSNGSAPSSYSSPIASFRSASWESLPGWQDDNLTQAWPAWLKSCEALRKRSSEINWRQVCAQASSVSGRDNQAIRQYFETDFQVYEVRNTATGSETGLITGYYEPVMNGSQTRTSTYSVPLYAYPNAWKASKPNPGPARAELMSSGILRGSEIAWVQDPVAAAFMQIQGSGKIRLEDGRVLRLGYAGTNDQPFKSFAQWLLDRKEITRSEATMQGISTWAKRNPGRVEEMLNANPRFVFFKELPGNVSADLGPNGALGVPLTGERSIAIDLKALPLGAPVFLSTTKPLSSQALQKLVMAQDTGKAIVGGVRADYYWGSGDFAGELAGRMKQDGKMWLLLPR, from the coding sequence ATGATTTCAACATCCAAAGTTATTAATGGTCACAGCAAGCGAATCTTGCTACTGAGTGTATTCGCTCTAGGGGTGGCAAGCTTACTCGCCGGCTGCTCTACGCCCTCTACTCGATCGGGGTATCGGTCTAATGGAAGTGCACCATCTTCATACAGCTCCCCAATTGCTAGCTTTAGATCTGCCTCTTGGGAGTCTCTCCCTGGATGGCAAGACGACAACCTTACTCAGGCGTGGCCAGCCTGGTTGAAAAGTTGTGAGGCCTTGCGAAAGCGTAGCAGTGAGATCAATTGGCGCCAAGTATGCGCACAAGCTAGTAGTGTTTCAGGGCGGGATAACCAAGCGATTCGTCAATATTTTGAGACGGATTTTCAGGTTTACGAGGTTCGAAATACCGCTACAGGTAGTGAGACCGGCCTCATTACCGGCTATTACGAGCCCGTGATGAATGGTTCGCAAACTCGCACCTCAACCTATTCCGTTCCTTTGTACGCCTACCCCAATGCTTGGAAGGCATCTAAGCCAAATCCAGGCCCCGCTCGTGCGGAGTTGATGAGTTCAGGAATACTCCGGGGTTCAGAAATCGCCTGGGTGCAAGATCCGGTGGCCGCTGCCTTTATGCAAATCCAAGGCTCTGGAAAAATTCGTCTGGAGGATGGGCGCGTTTTACGTCTGGGCTATGCCGGCACCAACGATCAACCATTTAAGTCTTTTGCCCAATGGTTGCTTGATCGCAAGGAAATTACTCGTAGTGAGGCAACTATGCAGGGTATTTCTACATGGGCTAAGCGCAATCCGGGGCGCGTGGAGGAAATGCTCAATGCCAACCCGCGATTTGTGTTCTTCAAGGAGTTGCCGGGTAATGTTAGTGCAGACCTTGGCCCTAATGGCGCACTAGGCGTACCTTTGACTGGTGAGCGCAGTATTGCAATTGATTTAAAGGCATTGCCTCTAGGCGCGCCAGTATTTCTGAGTACTACCAAACCTTTAAGTAGCCAGGCTTTGCAAAAACTAGTGATGGCGCAAGATACTGGTAAAGCGATTGTCGGTGGCGTGCGAGCGGATTACTATTGGGGTTCAGGGGATTTTGCTGGAGAGCTAGCGGGGCGCATGAAGCAAGATGGCAAGATGTGGTTATTGTTACCGCGCTAA
- the coq7 gene encoding 2-polyprenyl-3-methyl-6-methoxy-1,4-benzoquinone monooxygenase has product MALIDRFIIEFDTALRSVAGGANAQRPMPGSEANAAAFMDAKEREHAAGLMRVNHVGEVCAQALYQSQKLVARNPEIRQMLDHSGQEEMDHLAWCETRLHELGSHASYLNPIWYAGSFAIGIIAGLGGDRWSLGFVAETEKQVENHLEGHLEKLPKEDQRSRAIVDQMRVDEIEHGQAAILAGGVALPQPIKNVMQAVSKIMTSTAYKI; this is encoded by the coding sequence ATGGCGCTCATCGATCGCTTCATTATTGAGTTTGATACCGCCCTGCGCTCAGTGGCGGGGGGTGCAAATGCACAGCGTCCGATGCCGGGATCAGAGGCGAATGCCGCTGCATTCATGGACGCAAAAGAGCGTGAGCACGCAGCTGGATTAATGCGCGTTAATCATGTCGGTGAGGTCTGTGCTCAGGCGCTTTATCAATCTCAAAAATTAGTGGCTCGTAATCCAGAGATTCGTCAGATGCTCGATCACTCTGGACAAGAGGAAATGGATCACCTGGCCTGGTGCGAGACTCGACTTCATGAGTTGGGTTCTCATGCAAGCTATCTCAACCCAATTTGGTACGCCGGATCCTTCGCAATCGGCATCATTGCTGGCTTAGGGGGTGATCGATGGAGTCTGGGATTTGTTGCTGAAACAGAAAAGCAGGTTGAAAATCACCTAGAAGGCCACCTCGAAAAGCTACCCAAAGAAGATCAGCGCTCACGTGCCATTGTTGATCAAATGCGTGTCGATGAAATTGAGCATGGGCAGGCAGCCATTTTGGCGGGCGGAGTAGCTTTGCCCCAACCCATTAAGAATGTAATGCAGGCTGTATCAAAAATCATGACGAGCACTGCTTACAAAATTTAG
- a CDS encoding 8-amino-7-oxononanoate synthase, whose product MAEHQIENLDAQLLKRKLRVTESPCDVTAYVGQRELKAFCSNDYLGLANHPDLINALTEGAMRYGVGSGASHLISGHSIAHELLEKKLAECERKHIPNARALFFSTGYLANVNAITGLARLAESSDVSIYSAKLNHASIIDGVRLASAQTKATVTLFDHQNLHSLLESLKQDTHSLKLIVVDGVFSMDGDLAPVKQLLELAEQYDALLMVDDAHGFGVLGEQGHGILEKCDVHSERIIYMGTLGKAAGVSGAFLCASTPFIEWLIQKGRPYIYSTATPPAIAHTLLHSIELIEGDEGKRRRQQLNQLIQIWQTEMSFSKWLKVESPTAIQPVILGSNANALAAAKLLDEAGYWIPAIRPPTVPVGSSRLRITFSANHSENDVRELIKTLKRIEQTVEREHQA is encoded by the coding sequence ATGGCGGAACATCAGATTGAAAATCTAGATGCGCAATTGCTCAAACGCAAATTACGCGTTACAGAATCTCCTTGCGACGTAACAGCATATGTAGGTCAGCGAGAACTGAAAGCGTTTTGCAGTAATGACTATTTGGGTCTCGCCAATCATCCTGACTTAATCAATGCGCTTACTGAAGGCGCTATGCGCTATGGGGTTGGCAGTGGCGCCTCCCACCTCATCAGCGGCCATAGCATCGCCCATGAATTACTAGAAAAAAAGCTGGCGGAATGTGAAAGGAAACACATACCTAATGCGCGCGCCTTGTTCTTTAGCACGGGCTATCTCGCTAACGTCAATGCTATTACTGGCTTAGCGCGCCTTGCAGAATCTAGCGATGTCAGCATCTATTCAGCAAAACTCAATCACGCATCAATCATCGACGGCGTTCGCCTTGCTAGCGCACAAACGAAGGCCACAGTCACCCTATTCGACCATCAAAATCTTCATTCTTTATTAGAATCCCTTAAGCAAGATACGCACTCGCTTAAATTGATTGTGGTTGATGGTGTCTTCAGTATGGATGGCGATCTCGCCCCGGTAAAACAGCTTCTTGAGCTCGCCGAACAATATGACGCCCTACTCATGGTGGATGATGCGCATGGCTTTGGTGTTTTGGGCGAACAAGGTCATGGCATTCTTGAAAAATGTGATGTGCACTCAGAACGCATTATTTACATGGGGACACTAGGAAAAGCAGCTGGCGTAAGCGGTGCCTTTCTTTGCGCAAGCACACCCTTTATTGAGTGGCTGATTCAAAAGGGCCGCCCCTATATCTACAGTACGGCAACTCCACCCGCTATTGCGCATACCCTACTTCACAGTATTGAATTGATAGAAGGCGATGAGGGCAAACGTCGTCGACAGCAACTCAATCAACTTATTCAAATTTGGCAAACAGAAATGTCATTCTCCAAGTGGCTGAAAGTGGAGTCGCCAACTGCCATTCAGCCCGTCATTCTTGGGAGCAATGCCAATGCATTAGCCGCAGCAAAACTGTTAGATGAAGCGGGCTATTGGATTCCAGCTATTCGACCACCCACAGTTCCTGTTGGTAGCTCACGCCTTCGGATTACCTTCTCCGCAAATCATAGCGAGAATGATGTGCGTGAACTCATCAAAACATTAAAGCGCATTGAACAAACAGTAGAAAGAGAACATCAAGCTTGA
- the bioD gene encoding dethiobiotin synthase, translating into MNLLTSYFVTGTDTEVGKTLVSGALLLKLKEAGVNASGFKPVVAGTYIDSSGQKRNEDLETLRIASASALNQENLCPYILDEAIAPHLAAKKTGAHLDCAVILNALEGISEQFDSVVVEGAGGFLVPLNAQEDLGDLAQAMDLPVILVVGMRLGCINHALLTCEAIQSRQLPIAGWIANTLSEEMPALEENLETLKERIFAPFLGLIPTLPDPLQKFNNAPYSMDALRFAAQHITLPD; encoded by the coding sequence TTGAATCTATTGACCAGCTATTTTGTGACAGGCACAGATACTGAAGTTGGAAAAACTTTAGTCAGTGGTGCCCTCCTCCTCAAACTCAAAGAGGCGGGGGTCAATGCATCCGGATTTAAACCCGTTGTTGCAGGAACGTATATTGATTCAAGTGGACAAAAACGCAATGAAGATCTCGAAACTTTGCGAATTGCATCTGCATCAGCACTCAACCAAGAAAATCTTTGCCCTTACATTCTGGATGAGGCAATTGCCCCCCACCTGGCGGCTAAAAAAACGGGTGCGCACTTAGATTGCGCCGTTATTCTCAATGCGCTTGAAGGAATTAGCGAGCAATTCGATTCTGTAGTGGTAGAGGGCGCCGGAGGATTTTTAGTTCCCCTCAATGCTCAGGAAGATTTAGGCGATCTAGCTCAAGCAATGGACTTACCCGTGATCCTAGTAGTGGGCATGCGCTTAGGATGCATTAACCACGCCCTTTTGACATGTGAAGCCATTCAGTCACGCCAATTGCCGATTGCTGGATGGATTGCAAATACCCTTTCCGAGGAAATGCCCGCTCTAGAGGAAAACCTAGAAACACTAAAAGAAAGAATTTTTGCGCCTTTCTTAGGGCTCATTCCCACACTTCCAGATCCACTTCAAAAATTCAATAACGCGCCTTACTCCATGGATGCCCTACGTTTTGCTGCGCAGCACATAACGCTTCCAGACTAA